A genomic window from Scomber scombrus chromosome 18, fScoSco1.1, whole genome shotgun sequence includes:
- the cavin1a gene encoding caveolae-associated protein 1, which produces MADTGVKMEHVALAEVPFDDDEVALVGAATEPAVDDDDPAEEVDLLLAPGPGGKSEAQMNGVMVLSLLDKIIGVVDQIQQTQNGLEARQEAMEKSVSTIQGELSKLSKNHVGTANTVNKMLDKVRKVSVNVKTVRSNLEKQAGQIKKLENNENELLKRRNFKVLIYQDQVKAPKTSKHKTAETVAEGGAVEGLDQIPEEGGEGHPVNLNSDEEVEIEEIIEESRTKRIQRTTKQQVDNIKKAFSKEKMEKTKLKTKENLEKTKQKTRENLEKTRQRTRDNLEKTKHNLEKKMGKIGTRMTPTLERRAKMKSSKEKVKKSLTPDHTEYARSKTTVYRVPPFTFHVKKIREGEEEMVQNTEMVEVTEAEGQPAGEENGLGVHVEVEEGELVNVDSPEMEALLEVTEDSQLVSLEADHLKKAQSE; this is translated from the exons ATGGCGGATACAGGTGTCAAGATGGAGCATGTAGCTCTGGCAGAAGTGCCTTTTGATGATGACGAGGTCGCCCTGGTGGGTGCTGCCACCGAGCCGGCAGTAGATGATGATGATCCGGCTGAGGAGGTGGACTTGCTATTGGCCCCTGGCCCTGGAGGCAAGAGTGAAGCTCAGATGAATGGGGTCATGGTTCTGTCTCTGCTAGACAAGATTATTGGGGTTGTAGACCAGATCCAGCAGACCCAGAATGGCCTTGAGGCCCGTCAGGAGGCCATGGAGAAGTCAGTGTCAACCATCCAAGGGGAGCTGTCTAAGTTGTCCAAGAATCATGTCGGCACAGCCAACACCGTCAACAAAATGCTGGACAAGGTGCGCAAGGTCAGTGTCAACGTCAAGACGGTGCGAAGCAACCTGGAGAAGCAGGCGGGTCAGATCAAGAAGCTGGAGAACAACGAAAATGAGCTTCTCAAGAGACGCAACTTCAAAGTCCTCATCTACCAG GACCAAGTGAAGGCCCCAAAGACATCCAAACACAAGACAGCAGAGACGGTGGCTGAAGGTGGAGCCGTGGAGGGCCTTGATCAGATACCTGAGGAGGGAGGTGAGGGACATCCAGTCAATCTCAATTCAGATGAAGAGGTGGAGATTGAAGAGATTATTGAAGAGTCCCGTACCAAGCGCATCCAACGCACCACCAAGCAGCAAGTGGACAACATTAAGAAAGCCTTCTCCAAAGAGAAAATGGAGAAGACCAAACTAAAGACCAAGGAGAATTTGGAGAAGACCAAGCAGAAGACCCGTGAGAACCTTGAGAAGACAAGACAGAGAACCCGCGACAACCTGGAGAAAACAAAGCACAACCTGGAGAAGAAGATGGGCAAGATCGGGACCCGCATGACCCCCACCCTGGAGCGCAGGGCGAAGATGAAGAGCTCAAAAGAGAAGGTGAAGAAGTCCCTTACCCCTGATCACACTGAGTATGCTCGCTCCAAGACCACTGTGTACCGCGTGCCGCCTTTCACCTTCCATGTTAAGAAGATCcgagaaggggaggaggagatggtgCAGAACACAGAGATGGTGGAGGTGACAGAGGCCGAGGGCCAGCCAGCGGGAGAGGAGAACGGGCTGGGTGTGCATGTTGAGGTGGAGGAAGGGGAGCTGGTGAATGTAGACAGCCCAGAGATGGAGGCTCTGTTGGAGGTGACTGAGGACTCTCAGCTGGTCAGCTTGGAGGCAGACCACCTAAAGAAGGCCCAAAGCGAATAG
- the atp6v0a1a gene encoding V-type proton ATPase 116 kDa subunit a isoform X2 encodes MGELFRSEEMTLAQLFLQSEAAYCCVSELGEIGMVQFRDLNPDVNVFQRKFVNEVRRCEEMDRKLRFVEKEIKKANIPIVDTGENPEVPFPRDMIDLEATFEKLENELKEINTNQEALKKNFLELTELKHILRRTQQFFDEMEDPSLLEESSTLLDPNEINRGAPLRLGFVAGVIGRERIPTFERMLWRVCRGNVFLRQADIEDPLEDPASGDQVHKSVFIIFFQGDQLKNRVKKICEGFRATLYPCPETPQERKEMLAGVNARIEDLQMVLNQTEDHRQRVLQAAAKTVRVWFIKVRKMKAIYHTLNLCNIDVTQKCLIAEVWCPVSDLDSIQFALRRGTEKSGSTVPSILNRMQTKQTPPTYNKTNKFTSGFQNIVDAYGIGSYREINPAPYTIITFPFLFAVMFGDLGHGTLMTCAALYLVLRESRLMAQKNDNEMFSMVFAGRYIILLMGIFSVYTGIIYNDCFSKSLNLFGSGWSVRPMFDRRVGGNWTDETLEGNKILQLDPAVDGVFTGAYPIGIDPIWNIATNKLTFLNSFKMKMSIVLGVIHMLFGVSLSLFNHLYFKKPLNIYLGFIPEIIFMSSLFGYLALLIFYKWLSYDARTSKDAPSLLIAFINMFLFNYSDPTNKPLYRGQMVLQSLLVVIALACVPCMLIVKTLVLRRQHLWRKNLGTENFGGIRVGNGPTEDEAEIIQHDQLSQHSEEEPEAREEEEFNFSDVAVHQAIHTIEYCLGCISNTASYLRLWALSLAHAQLSEVLWSMVMRIGLSTTSIGGFFLLTIAFFFFAVLTVAILLIMEGLSAFLHALRLHWVEFQNKFYSGQGFKFLPFTFESILDGSFEE; translated from the exons ATGGGGGAACTCTTCCGAAGCGAAGAGATGACGCTGGCTCAGCTCTTCCTCCAGTCAGAAGCTGCCTACTGCTGCGTCAGTGAGCTGGGAGAGATCGGGATGGTGCAGTTCCGTGAT tTAAATCCTGACGTGAATGTGTTCCAACGAAAGTTTGTCAATGAAGTACGACGATGTGAAGAGATGGATCGCAAACTGA GGTTTGTGGAGAAAGAGATTAAGAAGGCGAACATCCCGATAGTTGACACGGGAGAGAACCCTGAAGTCCCTTTCCCGAGGGACATGATCGACTTGGAG GCCACCTTTGAGAAGCTTGAGAACGAGCTGAAGGAAATAAACACCAACCAAGAAGCCCTAAAGAAGAACTTCCTGGAACTGACTGAGCTCAAGCACATTCTGCGCCGCACACAGCAGTTTTTTGATGAG ATGGAGGACCCCAGTTTATTGGAGGAGTCATCCACCCTTCTGGACCCCAATGAGATTAATCGAGGGGCTCCTCTCAGACTGGG ATTTGTGGCTGGAGTTATCGGAAGGGAACGTATTCCCACATTTGAGAGGATGTTGTGGAGAGTTTGCAGAGGTAATGTGTTCCTGAGGCAGGCAGACATTGAAGATCCTCTGGAGGACCCCGCTTCG GGGGACCAGGTCCACAAGTCCGTCTTTATCATTTTCTTCCAGGGAGACCAGCTGAAGAATAGAGTGAAGAAGATCTGTGAGGG GTTCAGAGCAACGTTGTACCCGTGTCCAGAAACACctcaggagaggaaagagatgcTAGCAGGAGTGAACGCCCGCATTGAAGACCTGCAAATG GTGCTGAACCAGACAGAGGATCACAGGCAGAGGGTCTTGCAGGCTGCAGCCAAGACAGTCAGAGTGTGGTTCATCAAGGTGAGGAAGATGAAGGCCATCTACCACACGCTAAACCTCTGCAACATTGATGTGACCCAGAAGTGTCTGATTGCCGAGGTGTGGTGTCCTGTCTCCGACTTGGACTCCATCCAGTTTGCCCTGCGCAGGGGGACG GAGAAGAGCGGCTCCACTGTGCCTTCCATCCTCAACAGGATGCAGACAAAGCAGACCCCACCCACCTATAACAAGACAAACAAGTTCACCTCAGGCTTTCAGAACATTGTGGATGCTTATGGAATCGGCAGCTACCGTGAGATTAATCCAG CTCCATACACCATCATCACCTTCCCCTTCCTATTTGCGGTTATGTTTGGTGACCTGGGCCACGGGACGCTCATGACCTGTGCTGCTCTATACCTCGTGCTAAGAGAGAGCAGGCTGATGGCCCAGAAGAACGATAATGAG ATGTTCAGCATGGTGTTTGCAGGGCGCTACATCATCCTGCTTATGGGAATCTTCTCAGTTTACACGGGCATCATTTACAACGACTGTTTCTCTAAGTCCCTCAATCTGTTTGGCTCGGGCTGGAGCGTCAGGCCTATGTTCGACCGTCGAGTGGGGGGCAACTGGAC TGATGAAACACTCGAGGGAAACAAGATTTTGCAGTTGGACCCAGCAGTAGATGGAGTTTTCACAGGGGCTTACCCTATCGGCATTGATCCG ATATGGAACATTGCCACCAACAAGCTGACATTCCTGAACTCCTTCAAAATGAAGATGTCTATTGTCCTGGGAGTCATCCACATGCTGTTTGgagtctctctcagtctcttcAACCAcct GTATTTCAAGAAGCCACTGAATATCTACTTGGGATTTATCCCAGAGATTATTTTCATGTCCAGTCTGTTTGGCTACCTCGCCCTTCTAATCTTCTATAAATGGTTGTCATACGATGCAAGAACCTCTAAAGATGCGCCTAGTCTCCTCATCGCCTTCATCAACATGTTCCTGTTTAACTACAGTGACCCCACTAACAAACCTCTGTACAGAGGACAG ATGGTCTTACAATCACTCTTGGTGGTCATCGCCCTGGCATGTGTTCCTTGTATGTTAATAGTGAAAACTCTGGTTCTGCGGAGACAGCATTTGTGGCGGAAAAACTTG GGCACAGAAAACTTTGGAGGGATTAGGGTGGGCAACGGTCCCACTGAGGATGAGGCAGAAATCATACAGCATGACCAGCTCTCACAGCACTCTGAGGAGGAGCCTGAG GCccgggaggaggaagag TTTAACTTTTCAGACGTGGCCGTGCACCAGGCCATCCACACTATAGAGTACTGCCTGGGTTGTATCTCCAACACTGCTTCCTATCTGAGGCTTTGGGCCCTCAGTCTGGCGCATGCAC AGTTGTCAGAGGTGCTGTGGTCCATGGTGATGCGCATCGGCCTTTCCACAACCAGCATTGGAGGGTTTTTCCTTCTCACCATagcctttttcttctttgctgttCTCACAGTTGCAATTCTTCTCATTATGGAAGGTTTGTCAGCCTTCCTGCATGCACTGCGACTGCACTG GGTGGAGTTCCAAAATAAGTTTTACTCAGGCCAGGGCTTCAAATTCCTCCCCTTCACATTCGAAAGCATCCTGGATGGGAGTTTTGAAGAATGA
- the atp6v0a1a gene encoding V-type proton ATPase 116 kDa subunit a isoform X1: protein MGELFRSEEMTLAQLFLQSEAAYCCVSELGEIGMVQFRDLNPDVNVFQRKFVNEVRRCEEMDRKLRFVEKEIKKANIPIVDTGENPEVPFPRDMIDLEATFEKLENELKEINTNQEALKKNFLELTELKHILRRTQQFFDEMEDPSLLEESSTLLDPNEINRGAPLRLGFVAGVIGRERIPTFERMLWRVCRGNVFLRQADIEDPLEDPASGDQVHKSVFIIFFQGDQLKNRVKKICEGFRATLYPCPETPQERKEMLAGVNARIEDLQMVLNQTEDHRQRVLQAAAKTVRVWFIKVRKMKAIYHTLNLCNIDVTQKCLIAEVWCPVSDLDSIQFALRRGTEKSGSTVPSILNRMQTKQTPPTYNKTNKFTSGFQNIVDAYGIGSYREINPAPYTIITFPFLFAVMFGDLGHGTLMTCAALYLVLRESRLMAQKNDNEMFSMVFAGRYIILLMGIFSVYTGIIYNDCFSKSLNLFGSGWSVRPMFDRRVGGNWTDETLEGNKILQLDPAVDGVFTGAYPIGIDPIWNIATNKLTFLNSFKMKMSIVLGVIHMLFGVSLSLFNHLYFKKPLNIYLGFIPEIIFMSSLFGYLALLIFYKWLSYDARTSKDAPSLLIAFINMFLFNYSDPTNKPLYRGQMVLQSLLVVIALACVPCMLIVKTLVLRRQHLWRKNLGTENFGGIRVGNGPTEDEAEIIQHDQLSQHSEEEPERCLLSPAFKAREEEEFNFSDVAVHQAIHTIEYCLGCISNTASYLRLWALSLAHAQLSEVLWSMVMRIGLSTTSIGGFFLLTIAFFFFAVLTVAILLIMEGLSAFLHALRLHWVEFQNKFYSGQGFKFLPFTFESILDGSFEE from the exons ATGGGGGAACTCTTCCGAAGCGAAGAGATGACGCTGGCTCAGCTCTTCCTCCAGTCAGAAGCTGCCTACTGCTGCGTCAGTGAGCTGGGAGAGATCGGGATGGTGCAGTTCCGTGAT tTAAATCCTGACGTGAATGTGTTCCAACGAAAGTTTGTCAATGAAGTACGACGATGTGAAGAGATGGATCGCAAACTGA GGTTTGTGGAGAAAGAGATTAAGAAGGCGAACATCCCGATAGTTGACACGGGAGAGAACCCTGAAGTCCCTTTCCCGAGGGACATGATCGACTTGGAG GCCACCTTTGAGAAGCTTGAGAACGAGCTGAAGGAAATAAACACCAACCAAGAAGCCCTAAAGAAGAACTTCCTGGAACTGACTGAGCTCAAGCACATTCTGCGCCGCACACAGCAGTTTTTTGATGAG ATGGAGGACCCCAGTTTATTGGAGGAGTCATCCACCCTTCTGGACCCCAATGAGATTAATCGAGGGGCTCCTCTCAGACTGGG ATTTGTGGCTGGAGTTATCGGAAGGGAACGTATTCCCACATTTGAGAGGATGTTGTGGAGAGTTTGCAGAGGTAATGTGTTCCTGAGGCAGGCAGACATTGAAGATCCTCTGGAGGACCCCGCTTCG GGGGACCAGGTCCACAAGTCCGTCTTTATCATTTTCTTCCAGGGAGACCAGCTGAAGAATAGAGTGAAGAAGATCTGTGAGGG GTTCAGAGCAACGTTGTACCCGTGTCCAGAAACACctcaggagaggaaagagatgcTAGCAGGAGTGAACGCCCGCATTGAAGACCTGCAAATG GTGCTGAACCAGACAGAGGATCACAGGCAGAGGGTCTTGCAGGCTGCAGCCAAGACAGTCAGAGTGTGGTTCATCAAGGTGAGGAAGATGAAGGCCATCTACCACACGCTAAACCTCTGCAACATTGATGTGACCCAGAAGTGTCTGATTGCCGAGGTGTGGTGTCCTGTCTCCGACTTGGACTCCATCCAGTTTGCCCTGCGCAGGGGGACG GAGAAGAGCGGCTCCACTGTGCCTTCCATCCTCAACAGGATGCAGACAAAGCAGACCCCACCCACCTATAACAAGACAAACAAGTTCACCTCAGGCTTTCAGAACATTGTGGATGCTTATGGAATCGGCAGCTACCGTGAGATTAATCCAG CTCCATACACCATCATCACCTTCCCCTTCCTATTTGCGGTTATGTTTGGTGACCTGGGCCACGGGACGCTCATGACCTGTGCTGCTCTATACCTCGTGCTAAGAGAGAGCAGGCTGATGGCCCAGAAGAACGATAATGAG ATGTTCAGCATGGTGTTTGCAGGGCGCTACATCATCCTGCTTATGGGAATCTTCTCAGTTTACACGGGCATCATTTACAACGACTGTTTCTCTAAGTCCCTCAATCTGTTTGGCTCGGGCTGGAGCGTCAGGCCTATGTTCGACCGTCGAGTGGGGGGCAACTGGAC TGATGAAACACTCGAGGGAAACAAGATTTTGCAGTTGGACCCAGCAGTAGATGGAGTTTTCACAGGGGCTTACCCTATCGGCATTGATCCG ATATGGAACATTGCCACCAACAAGCTGACATTCCTGAACTCCTTCAAAATGAAGATGTCTATTGTCCTGGGAGTCATCCACATGCTGTTTGgagtctctctcagtctcttcAACCAcct GTATTTCAAGAAGCCACTGAATATCTACTTGGGATTTATCCCAGAGATTATTTTCATGTCCAGTCTGTTTGGCTACCTCGCCCTTCTAATCTTCTATAAATGGTTGTCATACGATGCAAGAACCTCTAAAGATGCGCCTAGTCTCCTCATCGCCTTCATCAACATGTTCCTGTTTAACTACAGTGACCCCACTAACAAACCTCTGTACAGAGGACAG ATGGTCTTACAATCACTCTTGGTGGTCATCGCCCTGGCATGTGTTCCTTGTATGTTAATAGTGAAAACTCTGGTTCTGCGGAGACAGCATTTGTGGCGGAAAAACTTG GGCACAGAAAACTTTGGAGGGATTAGGGTGGGCAACGGTCCCACTGAGGATGAGGCAGAAATCATACAGCATGACCAGCTCTCACAGCACTCTGAGGAGGAGCCTGAG CGTTGCCTTTTGTCACCTGCTTTCAAGGCccgggaggaggaagag TTTAACTTTTCAGACGTGGCCGTGCACCAGGCCATCCACACTATAGAGTACTGCCTGGGTTGTATCTCCAACACTGCTTCCTATCTGAGGCTTTGGGCCCTCAGTCTGGCGCATGCAC AGTTGTCAGAGGTGCTGTGGTCCATGGTGATGCGCATCGGCCTTTCCACAACCAGCATTGGAGGGTTTTTCCTTCTCACCATagcctttttcttctttgctgttCTCACAGTTGCAATTCTTCTCATTATGGAAGGTTTGTCAGCCTTCCTGCATGCACTGCGACTGCACTG GGTGGAGTTCCAAAATAAGTTTTACTCAGGCCAGGGCTTCAAATTCCTCCCCTTCACATTCGAAAGCATCCTGGATGGGAGTTTTGAAGAATGA